Proteins co-encoded in one Scomber scombrus chromosome 14, fScoSco1.1, whole genome shotgun sequence genomic window:
- the LOC133994443 gene encoding RNA-binding protein 4-like, whose product MCENVKLFVGNLPLDATHEELTKLFSPYGEINTCSLLRQYAFVTLKGEGAADRAIRHLDGKEYRGRPLVVEESRARPPNSTKVFVGNLSATCSADDLHGLFSTFGRVLDCDKVKARLCSNVGYAFVHMERKEEALLAIDALNGTMFKGRQLAVELSKAQPLINQIASAGNSGGVAAGGREGLLPRPPPSLEHHQSQAAVLAAAAAAAAGLPIQVQQSVHNSFYNTTSFDPTYAALKGITSAKGADGVIYGALASQVYGSVADQVYQDITNHNSAANAPVAPEVEPQTGPDPTTLFEAARAKFFQEGQKVLAEQQAGRKAAATDNERDRSPIRGNRAPLLPDPVPGSFAQIRTKRRALLPTPPGGPEEPPAATTTTEGSDPVARSYSEYYQQMHQYQQYQQYQQQYQYLQYAYTNPPPPPPPPPPPPTTAQASTTAPAPPGTYAAPPTYASSGAYPPPGTYDATGSYGASSEGYDASSGSYNASSGNYDASAGYDASRGYGASRAYDSSGAYAAAGSYSASTPYEQTPAHGQTMPQRHDYPYHTPEPPYR is encoded by the exons ATGTGTGAGAACGTGAAGTTGTTTGTGGGGAACCTTCCTTTAGATGCAACTCATGAAGAGCTAACCAAGCTCTTTTCACCTTATGGGGAGATCAACACCTGCTCCTTGCTCAGACAGTATGCTTTCGTTACCCTGAAGGGAGAGGGGGCAGCAGACAG GGCCATACGGCATCTAGATGGCAAAGAGTACAGAGGCAGACCGCTTGTGGTCGAGGAGTCGCGTGCACGCCCACCCAACTCCACTAAAGTGTTTGTGGGGAACCTCAGTGCAACATGTTCAGCAGATGACTTGCATGGGCTGTTCTCAACCTTCGGAAGAGTTTTAGACTGTGATAAAGTTAAAG CCAGGTTATGCTCAAATGTTGGCTATGCGTTTGTTCAtatggagaggaaggaggaagccTTGCTAGCTATTGATGCACTCAATGGGACCATGTTCAAGGGCCGTCAGCTGGCCGTAGAGCTCTCCAAGGCCCAACCCCTGATCAACCAGATTGCATCGGCTGGAAATTCAGGCGGTGTAGCAGCAG GTGGCAGAGAGGGTCTTCTTCCCCGACCACCTCCCTCACTAGAGCATCACCAGAGTCAAGCAGCTGTGCtagcagcagctgctgcagctgccgCTGGACTACCAATACAA GTTCAACAAAGTGTCCATAACTCATTCTACAACACCACATCCTTTGACCCCACCTATGCTGCCCTGAAGGGCATTACAAGTGCTAAAGGTGCTGATGGCGTGATATACGGCGCACTTGCCAGCCAGGTGTATGGATCTGTTGCTGACCAGGTGTACCAAGATATCACCAATCACAACTCTGCAGCAAATGCCCCCGTTGCTCCAGAAGTGGAGCCTCAGACTGGGCCAGATCCAACAACACTTTTTGAGGCAGCAAGAGCCAAGTTCTTTCAGGAGGGACAGAAG GTTCTGGCAGAGCAGCAGGCAGGGAGAAAGGCAGCAGCTACAGATAATGAGCGTGACCGCAGCCCAATCAGAGGGAACAGAGCCCCCCTTCTCCCAGACCCGGTTCCCGGTTCCTTTGCTCAGATACGAACCAAGCGCCGAGCCCTGCTGCCGACACCACCTGGAGGACCTGAAGAACCTCCGGCTGCCACTACAACTACTGAAGGGTCAGATCCTGTTGCTAG GTCTTACTCAGAGTACTACCAGCAAATGCATCAGTACCAACAGTATCAACAGTACCAGCAACAGTATCAGTACCTCCAGTATGCCTACaccaaccctcctcctcctccaccacctccaccaccaccaccgacCACCGCACAGGCCTCCACCACAGCCCCTGCACCCCCAGGGACATATGCGGCACCCCCAACGTACGCCTCATCAGGAGCGTACCCACCACCAGGAACATATGATGCTACGGGAAGTTACGGCGCCTCATCGGAGGGCTATGACGCCTCATCAGGGAGCTACAACGCTTCATCTGGAAACTACGATGCCTCGGCGGGTTATGACGCATCAAGAGGCTACGGGGCATCGCGAGCATATGATTCATCCGGAGCTTACGCAGCAGCGGGAAGCTACTCCGCATCCACACCGTATGAGCAGACACCCGCACACGGGCAAACCATGCCCCAGCGCCATGATTACCCTTACCACACGCCAGAACCCCCTTATCGATAG